TGTGAAATCCCCCAGGTCTGGAGCAGCgtcacacacagtttgagatATGCAACCAAAAGCTGGATTACTCCCAGAACCACTGGATgctgtggaagaagaagaaaaatcattCAGAACACAACTTCTGATTCAACTAAGATAAATTCAGAGGGCGATACTGAGCAGCGCAAGAAAATGGCAGCTTAGCATCGAGGCTCCGCTCAAACCTGCATTAAAGTTTTTCATACGCTTGAGAACAGAAAGAGGTCCTTCTGAATAATGTCGACGACAACTACAACCACCAACAGCGACGTATCTAGCAGAACTCGGGGCTCACAAAGATCGAAACTGAGCCCACAGATTGACGAGGAACACGAAGAAGCTACAGAAAGTGTAGCGGATATGGCAGCGGTGCTCACGGAGCTAAGAGCGCTTCGCTCCGACTTTGTTACCAAACTCGACACAGCGAATGCTCATCTGGGGGACATGAAGAACTCTGTCAGTGTCTTGGAGCAGAGCGTGACTGAGATAAGGTATGCTGTTGACTCCAACACAACTGGTGTCACTCTGGAGCGTGTGCATCCAACTCTGGCAGGACCCCGACCGGGCCACAACAGAGCTACCATCATTCGCTTCTTGAAGTTTCAGCACAGGGAGCCGGTTCTACGCACAGCCAAACCGCTCAACATCCAAAATCCCTCTGAAAACGTCTAGGTATTGACTTTATTAATGCTACACTCCCTctgctttgtgaaaatatactTTTGCATTTATTAATCATATAATGTTTAACTACTtattgtttatatttattttattgcaggTTGAGTAGAGCTTATTTTTCTTGCATGGATAGTTTAAACACTCCTCTCTCTAAGTAGATTGGtgctgcctcatatttttctcatttttgagTATAGGGATGGTGAAATcttgtgttttggtgtttgttACGGGCCagacaaacattttattattttgggTCGATTTACTCAatgcaaacttcacatttaTATAGACAGGAACGAACAAGGAAATGTTGATTGGAAAATAACAAGGTAACAaggtaaaacattttaaaaattgaaGCAAGTGATGCGCCGTCTGCGTTGTGTGTTGAAGCATGGGTTCACATCTTTAAAACATGATACAGCGGATCTCACGCAACGTTATATGAAGGGCTACAATGTTGGACTTTACCCAACAATGTTTTGAAATTGACATTAGCTTCTACAGAGGCAGAGTTTTCAAAGAATTGTCATTTTAGTGGAATTAAATGTAAATACATAGTCAAAGTAGATGTTTGTCAAGGAAACTGATTACATTAAATTAACATGTTTATCTGAAGTTTTTAAAAACGAGTTCCAGTTTAAAACTAACAAACTTAACAGATCTCTGAAGGAAAAGTCAGTTTAAAAGATGTTGAAGTGAAAATTAGACATTACATCGACATTTATTGAAGAGAAGAACACGAAGACTCACCCTCTCCTTGAAAGCATCGGTCCTCCACTCCTGCACAGGGAAATACTGACTGACACTCACTTTGACCAggaaaacatataaaacatcgtccaccattgtctgtctgtggatCTGGAGCTGAAACATTAAAGGACAAGAAGTTTGATTCAAAGGTCACAGGACATTTCAGTGTTAAAATTCAGTATGACAGTTTGTTCATGCTCACCAGGAAGATTCTCCACATTACAGTCATCTGTATCACAACATCTGGCAGATGCCAGTACACTGACTGAGCCTAAATCCATTGAAAATGTCTGCTCTCCTATGGTTGGACACACGGAGGACGTTGCACAGCCTCTGAAGAATCTCTGGGTTTCAGTTGTACGAAAAAATTCAGCATctacagagtgaaaaaagagtCAGTGACAGTTGATGAAAAGCTGACAGCGAGTTTGAGTCCATGTGTTTCAATTAAGAATTTTAGAGATGACGAAAAGTCTACCTCTAATGGTGGCTGTTATACACATGGTCTCTGCGGAGCAGGGCACTGAGACTGGAGATGAACAGGAGTCAtctgagcagctcagacactgCAGAGGAGTTGTAgttggagcagctgcagttgttGTCAGGGATATGGTGCCATCATTACATAAGTTTCCTTGACAACAGGTTGGTCCACTGGTGAATTGTCCAATATTGTCCAGCAGTGTGAAATCCCCCAGGTCTGGAGCAGCgtcacacacagtttgagatATGCAACCAAAAGTTGGAAAATTCCCAGAACTACTCGATGCtgtggaagaaaagaaaaatcattcaGAACACAACTTCTGATTCAACTAAGATACATTCAGAGGGCGATACTGAGCAGTGCAAGAAAATGGCAGCTTAGCATCGAGGCTCCGCTCAAACCTGCATTAAAGTTTTTCATACGCTTGAGAACAGAAAGAGGTCCTTCTGAATAATGTCGACGACAACTACAACCACCAACAGCGACGTATCTAGCAGAACTCGGGGCTCACAAAGATCGAAACTGAGCCCACAGATTGAAGAAGAACACGAAGAAGCTACAGAAAGTGTAGCGGATATGGCAGTGGTGCTAACAGAGCTAAGAGCGCTTTGCTCCGACTTTGTTACCAAACTCGACACAGCGAATGCTCATCTGGGGGACATGAAGAACTCTGTCAGTGTCTTGGAGCAGAGCGTGACTGAGATAAGGAATGCTGTTGACTCCAACACAACTGGTGTCACTCTGGAGCGTGTGCATCCAACTCTAGCAGGACCCCGACCGGGCCACAACAGAGCTACCATCAATCACAGTTTCAGCACAGGGAGCCGGTTCTACGCACAGCCAAACCGCTCAACATCCAATATGAAGGaagcaagctttttttttttcgtgctgGACTTGTCAGCGGAAACCATGCGTCACCGCTGCGAGTTCAACACGGTGCGTAAGAAGTTTGTGGACAAAGGGCTTTATTGAGGATTTCAGATTCATCCCTGCAATTTGAAAATTCTTCATAATGGAAAGATTCAACTTTCTGCGACTCCCCGGGGAGCAGAAGACTTCTGTTCGAAAATCCCTTGTGATGTTGGTGAGACTTGAACCCTCTTAAAACATGCAGGTATTGACTTTATTAATGCTACACTCCCTctgctttgtgaaaatatactTTTGCATTTATTAATCATATAATGTTTAACtacttattttttatatttattttattgcaggATGAGTAGAGCTTATTTTTCTTGCTTGGATAGTTTAACCACTCCTCTCTCTGAGTAGATTGatgctgcctcatatttttctcattttttgatTATAGGGATGGGgaaatcttgtgtttttgtgtttgttacgGGTCAGACAGACTTTTCTATTATTTTGGGTGGATTTACTGAATGCAAACTTCGCATTTATATAGACAGGAATGAACAAGGAAATGTTGATTGGAAAATAACAAGGTAACAAggtaaaaaattttaaaaattgaaGCAAGTGATGAACagatttaaattatttaattcaaAAATAGTTTTTTATTCAAGAGGGTCACTTAACAAAttcagaaattaaaataaaaagattaaaaataggTGGCGTGGACATGTGATGCATGCGGCATACAATAATTATGCATGGGGTGTTCCAATTCTTATTCATAGAACTAATACCTTTCAGGTCACAAATATAATCCAGGATCGATCTGGATGATATCTGATAGTTCAGGGTACTACCTTCCCTCTTGGATTAAATTTTGTGAGTGTGAATGCTCCAAATGAGGACAAGCCCAATTTTTTGTAGATGTCTTTCTTACCCTATCATCTTTACAAGGATCTTTTTTCATCGGTGGAGATTTTAACTGTACCTTGAATCCTGCAATGGACCGCAGTACGGGCTTAGACACTTATAAACCAAAATCAAGAAATCTTTTAAAACAGTACTGCGAGACTTTAAACTTATCCAAATATATTgcaattttcatgtttttcaggcATCCAAAAATCTCGATCTCGCATCTATTACTTTGTTTCTCAAAGTCTTCTTTCAAAAGTtacaagctgctgctgtgacagcACTGTAATCAGCCATCATACACCGATATCAGTGATTCTTCAACTTGACAAACTTTTTCATTGTCCTTCTCGCCGGCGTTTTAAATCTGTCTGGTTGCAAAATGAAGACTTCGTaacttttgcaaaaaataaaattgatctGTATTTTGAATGCAACACAGATGAAATTGGGGCCAGCATGAGATGGTGAAAACAGCAGTACTGCCAGCGTCCACAAGGTGGAGATGAAAGCAGACAAGATCTGATCTGCTGCAGGTGCACAGGGAAGAATCACCTGCAAATGAGCGCCACTTTAGAGAGACGAAATGCCATACATGTGGCAAGATTGGTCACGTTAAAAGGGCATGCCGGGCACCAACTCAGAAACAAGGAAGGAAAAACTCACATCACAgagagcaacacaaacacaccaaatatGTGGATGCAgaagaaaatacagatttaGGTGTTTTTGCTATTATAGCATCTATTATTGTAAAACCAGAGATACCTCCCAAGTTCTGCAAACACAGACCCCTCCCTTTTGCCATGAAGGAGAGAGTTGAGGAAGAGTTAAAGACACTGTCGTATGAGGTCCGCGAGTGCGATTCTGACACACTACACCGACGTCACGGAGATCAGATGCGAACTCGGGTCACTTCTGACCCTGACACAGGTGGCACTGACTCACAGACTGAACAGTCTGATGGTGGCGGCTGCAGCAGTGCACAGGAAGGTGAAGATTCTGCGAGTCTGACTCCTGAGTCCCTGGAGCCTGAACCAGTGGCTCTGAGGCGCTCAAAACATATCATCAATCCACCGGCAAGATCCATGCCTTAAAGCTGTGGATCATACCGTATTGCATAAGTTCACATGCATGTACTGAAGAAGTCTAATACATTGAGATACTATGTTTGAATAGTTTGGATAAAAAAGTATTTCAGCGTTTGCCCGAGATATTTCTGTTATTTGGAAACCGCTATTCATTTAAAATTAGATGCTCACTGTCATTTTCCATTGGTTTTTGTAATCTGTTTGCTTGCTGTTGCACAGTTTAAGAGGGGGATGATGTGGTGTATTGACCCAAATGGTTGTTATATGTTTTTATGCACACAGGAGTTTTGTACTATGATGGACACCGTAGTGAACGGCTGGAGGAGACGCGCATGCGCTGTCTGCATTGTGTGTTGAAGCATGGGTTCACATCTTTAAAACATGATACAGCGGATCTCACACAACGTTATATGAAGGGCTACAATGTTGGACTTTACCCAACGATTTGAAATTGACATTAGCTTCTACAGAAACACCGTTTTCAAAGAATTGTCATTTTAGTGGAATTAAATGGAAATACATAGTCAAAGTAGATGTTTGGAAAGAAAACTGATTAcattaaataaacatgtttaaagATTTTTAACTAGTTCCAGTTAAAAACGGACAAACTTAAAAGATCTCTGAAGGAAAAGTCAGTTTAAAAGATGCTGAAGTGAAAATAAGACAGGATGTGAAGACTCACCCTCTCCTTCAAAGCATCGGTCCTCCACTCCTGCACAGGAAAATCTTAACTGACAGTCACTTTGaccaggaaaacatgcaaaacattgtccaccattgtctgtctgtgcatctgGAGCTGAAACATTAAAGGACAAGAAGTTTGATTGAAAGATCACAGAACATTTCAGTATTACAATTCAGTATTACAATTTGTTGGTGCTCACCAGGAAGATTCTCCACATTACAGTCATCTGTGTCACAACATCTGGCAGATGCCAGAACACTGGCCACGCCTAAATCCATTGAAAATGTCTGCTCTCCTATGGTTGGACACACGGAGGACGTTGCGCAGCCTCTGAAGAATCTCTCGGTGTCAGCTTGTCCAAGTTCAGCATctacagagtgaaaaaagagtCAGTGAGAGTTGATGAAAAGCTGACAGCGAGTTTGAGTCCATGTGTTTCAATTAAGAATTTTAGAGATGACGAAAAGTCTACCTCTAATGGTGGCTGTTATACACATGGTCTCTGCGGAGCAGGGCACTGAGACTGGAGATGAACAGGAGTCAtctgagcagctcagacactgCAGAGGAGTTGTAgttggagcagctgcagttgttGTCAGGGATATGGTGCCATCATTACATAAGTCTCCTTGACAACAAGTTGGTCCACTGGTGAATTGTCCAATATTGTCCAGCAGTGTGAAATCCCCCAGGTCTGGAGCAGCgtcacacacagtttgagatATGCAACCAAAAGTTGGAAAATTCCCAGAACTACTCGATgctgtggaagaagaagaaaaatcattCAGAACACAACTTCTGATTCAACTAAGATACATTCAGAGGGCGATACTGAGCAGCGCAAGAAAATGGCAGCTTAGCATCGAGGCTCCGCTCAAACCTGCATTAAAGTTTTTCATACGCTTGAGAACAGAAAGACGTACTTCTGAATAATGTCGACGACAACTACAACCACCAACAGCGACGTATCGAGCAGAACTCGGAACTCACAAAGATCGAAACTGAGCCCACAGATTGACGAGGAACACGAGGAAGCTACAGAAAGTGTAGCGGATATGGCAGTGGTGCTAACAGAGCTAAGAGCGCTTTGCTCCGACTTTGTTACCAAACTCGACACAGCGAATGCTCATCTGGGGGACATGAAGAACTCTGTCAGTGTCTTGGAGCAGAGCGTGACTGAGATAAGGAATGCTGTTGACTCCAACACAACTGGTGTCACTCTGGAGCGTGTGCATCCAACTCTAGCAGGACCCCAACCGGGCCACAACAGAGCTACCATCAATCACAGTTTCAGCACAGGGAGCCGGTTCTACGCACAGCCAAACCGCTCAACATCCAATATGAAGGaagcaagcttttttttttcgtgctgGACTTGTCAGCGGAAACCATGCGTCACCGCTGCGAGTTCAACACGGTGTGTAAGAAGTTTGTGGACAAAGGGCTTTATTGAGGATTTCAGATTCATCCCTGCAAGTTGAAAATTCTTCATAATGGAAAGATTCAACTTTCTGCGACTCCCCGGGGAGCAGAAGACTTCTGTTCGAAAATCCCTTGTGATGTTGGTGAGACTTGAACCCTCTTAAAACATGCAGGTATTGACTTTATTAATGCTACACTCCCTctgctttgtgaaaatatactTTTGCATTTATTAATCATATAATGTTTAATtacttattttttatatttattttattgcaggATGAGTAGAGCTTATTTTTCTTGCTTGGATAGTTTAACCACTCCTCTCTCTGAGTAGATTGatgctgcctcatatttttctcattttttgatTATAGGGATGGGgaaatcttgtgtttttgtgtttgttacgGGTCAGACAGACTTTTCTATTATTTTGGGTGGATTTACTGAATGCAAACTTCGCATTTATATAGACAGGAACGAACAAGGAAATGTTGATTGGAAAATAACAAGGTAACAAggtaaaaaattttaaaaattgaaGCAAGTGATGAACagatttaaattatttaattcaaAAATAGTTTTTTATTCAAGAGGGTCACTTAACAAAttcagaaattaaaataaaaagattaaaaataggTGGCGTGGACATGTGATGCATGCGGCATACAATAATTATGCATGGGGTGTTCCAATTCTTATTCATAGAACTAATACCTTTCAGGTCACAAATATAATCCAGGATCGATCTGGATGATATCTGATAGTCCAGGGTACTACCTTCCCTCTTGGATTAAATTTTGTGAGTGTGAATGCTCCAAATGAGGACAAGCCCAATTTTTTGTAGATGTCTTTCTTACCCTATCATCTTTACAAGGATCTTTTGTCATCGGTGGAGATTTTAACTGCATCTTAAATCCTGCAATGGACCGCAGTACGGGCTTAGACACTTATAAACCAAAATCAAGAAATCTTTTAAAACAGTACTGCGAGACTTTAAACTTATCCAAATAAATTgcaattttcatgtttttcaggcATCCAAAAATCTCGATCTCGCATTGATTACTTTGTTTCTCAAAGTCTTCTTTCAAAAGTtacaagctgctgctgtgacagcACTGTAATCAGCCATCATACACCGATATCAGTGATTCTTCAACTTGACAAACTTTTTCATTGTCCTTCTCGCCGGCGTTTTAAATCTGTCTGGTTGCAAAATGAAGACTTCGTAacttttgtaaaaaataaaattgatctGTATTTTGAATGCAACACAGATGAAATTGGGGCCAGCATGAGATGGTGAAAACAGCAGTACTGCCAGCGTCCACAAGGTGGAGATGAAAGCACACAAGATCTGATCTGCTGCAGGTGCAAAGGGAAGAATCACCTCGCAAATGAGCGCCAAATTAAATGTCATACACGTGGCAAGATTGGTCACATTAAAAGGGCATGCCGGGCACCAACTCAGAAACAAGGAAGGAAAAACTCACAGCACAgagagcaacacaaacacaccaaatatGTGGATGCAGAAGAAGATACAGATTTAggtgtttttgctatttttaaaaaacacaggaGTTTTGTACTATGATGGACACCGTAGTGAACGGCTGGAGGAGACGCGCATGCGCCGTCTGCGTTGTGTGTTGAAGCATGGGTTCACATCTTTAAAACATGATACAGCGGATCTCACACAACGTTATATGAAGGGCTACGATGTTGGACTTTACCCAACGATTTGAAATTGACATTAGCTTCTACAGAAACACCGTTTTCAAAGAATTGTCATTTTAGTGGGATTAAATGTAAATACATAGTCAAAGTAAATGTTTGTAAAGAAAACTGATTACATTACATTAACATGTTGATCTGAAGCCTTTTAACTAGTTCCAGTTAAA
The window above is part of the Salarias fasciatus chromosome 23, fSalaFa1.1, whole genome shotgun sequence genome. Proteins encoded here:
- the LOC115382205 gene encoding uncharacterized protein LOC115382205 isoform X4, with the protein product MCITATIRDAELGQADTERFFRGCATSSVCPTIGEQTFSMDLGVASVLASARCCDTDDCNVENLPAPDAQTDNGGQCFACFPGQSDCQLRFSCAGVEDRCFEGEASSSSGNFPTFGCISQTVCDAAPDLGDFTLLDNIGQFTSGPTCCQGNLCNDGTISLTTTAAAPTTTPLQCLSCSDDSCSSPVSVPCSAETMCITATIRDAEFFRTTETQRFFRGCATSSVCPTIGEQTFSMDLGSVSVLASARCCDTDDCNVENLPAPDPQTDNGGRCFICFPGQSECQSVFPCAGVEDRCFQGEASSGSGSNPAFGCISQTVCDAAPDLGDFTLLDNIGPFTSGPTCCQGDRCNVRPISLRTTTAAPTTTPQPTPTTPEPTPESTPTTPEPTTSTEQGKLPPLRLFRLKQKLLRQQRLLRKQQRKLLGQLRLARQKHQQLVRQQQLLDRLQLVQKGQQQLQRHLQGVRQQQRQLLRHQRRLRQQQQKLIRQLQVLCQ
- the LOC115382205 gene encoding mucin-5AC-like isoform X3 — its product is MCITATIRDAELGQADTERFFRGCATSSVCPTIGEQTFSMDLGVASVLASARCCDTDDCNVENLPAPDAQTDNGGQCFACFPGQSDCQLRFSCAGVEDRCFEGEASSSSGNFPTFGCISQTVCDAAPDLGDFTLLDNIGQFTSGPTCCQGNLCNDGTISLTTTAAAPTTTPLQCLSCSDDSCSSPVSVPCSAETMCITATIRDAEFFRTTETQRFFRGCATSSVCPTIGEQTFSMDLGSVSVLASARCCDTDDCNVENLPAPDPQTENGGICFICLPGQSECQGRSLCEGVEDRCFEGDASSGSGSNPAFGCISQTVCDAAPDLGDFTLLDNIGPFTSGPTCCQGDRCNVRPISLRTTTAAPTTTPQPTPTTPEPTPESTPTTPEPTTSTEQGKLPPLRLFRLKQKLLRQQRLLRKQQRKLLGQLRLARQKHQQLVRQQQLLDRLQLVQKGQQQLQRHLQGVRQQQRQLLRHQRRLRQQQQKLIRQLQVLCQ